The following proteins come from a genomic window of Corallococcus sp. NCRR:
- a CDS encoding response regulator, producing the protein MAHHPFDVADAEAPLGYTLSLLLVGSERETRAMRDALEREDILSMLTLEPVNTRESLEQALERPWALVLVGSELPGMTWEDIQAEWVKRGRETAFVVSAPTWSADALAAVMRAGARDYVSEDRYGHLPFVVARELRLHAERAQHQMTGVELKRTNYLLSNIIDALPFVLFVKDAETRRLVVANKTFADAFKVTKEWLLGKLDHDYFPKEQAESFIAIDTEILETRRMKTFEEVARADGVDRIFATRKIPLLDDQGVARFVMGVTEDISDRKQNEEALRASRDELEAANKQLAASLEEIKKTRAVSARSLASYQQRALQMEIIRQQNEDLDRLAQELSVAKRNEEERAREAEGAVRLKSEFLANFSHEIRTPLNGIIGYCDLLMREEGSRLTPHGRRDLNVVKTNAKTLLALINDILDLSKIEAGRVEVVTEPVDVQELADECMATVKEYLKGKDVALTVNVDNEAKEIRTDALKLRQIMLNLLSNAAKFTDTGEVALTVVPAGGGELLMTVEDTGVGIPSDQLPFIFEKFRQVDGTTTRKVGGTGLGLAIVRELTRVLGGTVDVKSTLGRGSTFTVRLPDVLATTVGADSPHATERLVPFHDVAQKLAPMARPGSTVMVVDDDVLIQQLVTGQLEPAGFRVVTANDGIAALKLAREVKPQAILLDIHLPRMDGWSVLSQLKSDPALASIPVILVSVEEQRARGFSLGACEYLVKPVEPERLVDVVQKSLASAGASAATGDVLVVDDDAATRELVSRNLRRAGFSTNEARNGEDALLKARVSPPSLVVLDLMMPNLDGFEVLRRLRAEKLSVPVVVLTGKTLSKDEEALLRDGFAGFVRKGGHALEDVIAQAKGLLMTQRAATAGKLPRVLYVEDSEQNRDIVRRYLGGLYDLIEAEDGEQGLERARNDAPDLILMDLSLPRLDGWEVTRRLRALPDGQNVPVIAVTAHAGREYQDKAQAAGCTAYMTKPLDRDQLIETIRQYLGRSHG; encoded by the coding sequence ATGGCCCATCACCCGTTCGACGTGGCCGACGCCGAAGCGCCTCTTGGTTACACCCTGTCCCTGCTCCTGGTGGGCAGCGAGCGTGAGACGCGCGCCATGCGCGACGCGCTGGAGCGGGAGGACATCCTCTCCATGCTCACGCTGGAGCCCGTCAACACGCGGGAGTCCCTGGAGCAGGCGCTGGAGCGCCCCTGGGCCCTGGTGCTGGTGGGCTCCGAGCTGCCGGGCATGACCTGGGAGGACATCCAGGCCGAGTGGGTGAAGCGCGGCCGGGAGACGGCCTTCGTGGTGAGCGCGCCCACGTGGAGCGCGGACGCGCTGGCCGCGGTCATGCGCGCCGGCGCGCGCGACTACGTCAGCGAGGACCGCTACGGCCACCTGCCCTTCGTGGTGGCGCGCGAGCTGCGCCTGCACGCCGAGCGCGCCCAGCACCAGATGACGGGCGTGGAGCTCAAGCGCACCAACTACCTGCTCAGCAACATCATCGACGCGCTGCCCTTCGTGCTGTTCGTGAAGGACGCGGAGACGCGCCGGCTGGTGGTGGCGAACAAGACGTTCGCGGACGCCTTCAAGGTCACCAAGGAGTGGCTGCTGGGGAAGCTGGACCACGACTACTTCCCCAAGGAGCAGGCCGAGTCGTTCATCGCCATCGACACCGAGATCCTCGAGACGCGCAGGATGAAGACGTTCGAGGAGGTGGCCCGCGCGGACGGCGTGGACCGCATCTTCGCCACGCGCAAGATCCCGCTCCTGGACGACCAGGGCGTCGCGCGCTTCGTGATGGGCGTCACGGAGGACATCTCCGACCGCAAGCAGAACGAGGAGGCCCTGCGCGCTTCTCGTGACGAGCTGGAGGCCGCCAACAAGCAGCTGGCCGCCAGCCTTGAGGAGATCAAGAAGACGCGCGCGGTGTCCGCCCGCTCCCTGGCGAGCTACCAGCAGCGCGCGCTCCAGATGGAGATCATCCGCCAGCAGAATGAGGACCTGGACCGGCTGGCCCAGGAGCTCTCCGTCGCCAAGCGCAACGAAGAGGAGCGCGCCCGCGAGGCGGAAGGCGCCGTGCGCCTCAAGAGCGAGTTCCTGGCGAACTTCAGCCACGAAATCCGCACGCCGCTCAACGGCATCATCGGCTACTGCGACCTGCTCATGCGCGAGGAGGGCAGCCGCCTGACGCCGCACGGCCGGCGCGACCTCAACGTGGTGAAGACGAACGCCAAGACGCTCCTGGCGCTCATCAACGACATCCTGGACCTGTCCAAGATTGAAGCGGGCCGCGTGGAGGTCGTCACCGAGCCGGTGGACGTGCAGGAGCTGGCCGACGAGTGCATGGCCACCGTGAAGGAGTACCTCAAGGGCAAGGACGTGGCCCTCACGGTGAACGTGGACAACGAGGCGAAGGAGATCCGCACCGACGCGCTGAAGCTGCGGCAGATCATGCTCAACCTGTTGAGCAACGCGGCCAAGTTCACGGACACGGGCGAGGTGGCGCTCACGGTGGTGCCCGCGGGCGGCGGCGAGCTGCTGATGACGGTGGAGGACACCGGCGTGGGCATCCCGTCGGATCAGCTCCCCTTCATCTTCGAGAAGTTCCGCCAGGTGGACGGCACCACCACGCGCAAGGTGGGCGGCACGGGGCTGGGCCTGGCCATCGTGCGCGAGCTCACCCGCGTGCTGGGCGGCACGGTGGACGTGAAGAGCACGCTGGGCCGCGGCTCCACCTTCACGGTGCGGCTGCCGGACGTGCTGGCGACGACGGTGGGCGCGGACAGCCCGCACGCCACGGAGCGCCTGGTCCCCTTCCACGACGTGGCCCAGAAGCTCGCGCCCATGGCGCGGCCGGGCAGCACGGTGATGGTGGTGGACGACGACGTGCTCATCCAGCAGCTCGTCACCGGCCAGCTGGAGCCTGCGGGCTTCCGGGTGGTGACGGCCAATGACGGCATCGCCGCGCTGAAGCTGGCCCGCGAGGTGAAGCCGCAGGCCATCCTGCTGGACATCCACCTGCCGCGCATGGACGGCTGGTCCGTCCTGAGCCAGTTGAAGAGCGACCCGGCGCTGGCCTCCATCCCCGTCATCCTGGTGTCCGTGGAGGAGCAGCGCGCGCGCGGCTTCAGCCTGGGCGCGTGCGAGTACCTGGTGAAGCCGGTGGAGCCGGAGCGACTGGTGGACGTGGTGCAGAAGAGCCTGGCCTCCGCGGGCGCCTCCGCCGCCACGGGCGACGTGCTGGTGGTGGACGACGACGCGGCCACGCGCGAGCTGGTCAGCCGCAACCTGCGCCGCGCGGGCTTCTCCACCAACGAGGCGCGCAACGGCGAGGACGCGCTGCTCAAGGCGCGCGTGTCGCCGCCGTCGCTGGTGGTGCTGGACCTGATGATGCCGAACCTGGACGGCTTCGAGGTCCTGCGCCGGCTGCGTGCGGAGAAGCTGTCCGTGCCGGTGGTGGTGCTCACCGGCAAGACGCTGTCCAAGGATGAAGAGGCGCTCTTGCGCGACGGCTTCGCGGGCTTCGTGCGCAAGGGCGGCCACGCGCTGGAGGACGTCATCGCGCAGGCCAAGGGCCTCTTGATGACCCAGCGGGCGGCGACCGCGGGGAAGCTGCCCCGCGTGCTGTACGTGGAGGACAGCGAGCAGAACCGCGACATCGTCCGCAGGTACCTGGGCGGACTGTATGACCTCATCGAGGCGGAGGACGGCGAGCAGGGGCTGGAGCGGGCCCGCAACGACGCGCCGGACCTCATCCTCATGGACCTGTCCCTGCCGCGGCTCGACGGTTGGGAAGTCACCCGCAGGCTCCGCGCGTTGCCGGATGGGCAGAACGTGCCCGTCATCGCCGTAACGGCGCACGCGGGCCGCGAGTACCAGGACAAGGCGCAGGCGGCCGGCTGCACGGCCTATATGACCAAGCCCCTGGACCGCGATCAGCTCATCGAGACGATTCGTCAGTACCTAGGGAGAAGCCATGGCTGA
- a CDS encoding FIST signal transduction protein, translating into MAHVKMQTARSTLTDPVAVAEDLLRQLHGPPPKLVTLFAARQRDQRALNRAVRERLPKDTRLVGATTAGELDNNGIHENSVVLGALSGDFEVGLGLGSGLTGDAIAAGAQAIKRACEELGVRQQDLDARRYVGLVIDDGFRYKKEELLLGILEKNQTLVLVGGGASDAETDPARQSALIHVDGEVAGDGVLVALFKTNAPWAALRSHWYVPTGERMTITKVDETHTRALEIDGQPAARRYADILGVENIADLEFGRPGGFALRPTALKVGREYFIRAAWRPLEDGSILFANLLEEGSELDLMKAGDLAGMTRDFFQEELPRRVQNPQAALLFHCSGRLWYAQAQGQLPKLSESLKLAPSAAGMNVQFEIYSGFHINTTLTVLAFGSN; encoded by the coding sequence ATGGCGCACGTGAAGATGCAGACGGCTCGTTCCACCCTCACGGATCCGGTCGCCGTCGCCGAGGACCTCCTGCGCCAGCTGCACGGCCCGCCGCCCAAGCTGGTGACGCTGTTCGCGGCGCGCCAGCGCGACCAGCGCGCGCTCAACCGCGCGGTGCGGGAGCGGCTGCCCAAGGACACCCGGCTGGTGGGCGCCACCACCGCCGGGGAGCTGGACAACAACGGCATCCACGAGAACAGCGTGGTGCTGGGCGCGCTCTCCGGCGACTTCGAGGTGGGCCTGGGCCTGGGTTCAGGCCTCACCGGGGACGCCATCGCCGCGGGCGCGCAGGCCATCAAGCGCGCGTGCGAGGAGTTGGGCGTGCGCCAGCAGGACCTGGACGCGCGCCGGTACGTGGGCCTCGTGATTGACGACGGCTTCCGTTACAAGAAGGAAGAGCTGCTGCTGGGCATCCTGGAGAAGAACCAGACCCTGGTGCTCGTGGGCGGCGGCGCCAGCGACGCGGAGACGGACCCCGCGCGCCAGTCCGCCCTCATCCACGTGGATGGTGAAGTGGCCGGCGACGGCGTGCTGGTGGCCCTGTTCAAGACGAACGCGCCATGGGCCGCGCTGCGCTCACATTGGTACGTGCCCACCGGCGAGCGCATGACCATCACCAAGGTGGATGAGACGCACACGCGCGCCCTGGAGATCGACGGCCAGCCCGCCGCCCGGCGCTACGCGGACATCCTGGGTGTGGAGAACATCGCGGACCTGGAGTTCGGCCGGCCCGGTGGCTTCGCGCTGCGCCCCACCGCGCTCAAGGTGGGCCGCGAGTACTTCATCCGCGCCGCGTGGCGCCCCCTGGAGGACGGCTCCATCCTCTTCGCCAACCTCCTGGAGGAGGGCAGCGAGCTGGACCTGATGAAGGCCGGCGACCTGGCGGGCATGACGCGGGACTTCTTCCAGGAGGAGCTGCCCAGGCGGGTACAGAACCCCCAGGCCGCCCTCCTGTTCCACTGCAGCGGACGCCTGTGGTACGCGCAGGCCCAGGGTCAGCTGCCGAAGCTCTCGGAATCCTTGAAGCTTGCACCCTCCGCGGCTGGGATGAACGTGCAATTCGAGATCTACTCGGGCTTCCACATCAACACCACGCTGACCGTGCTCGCGTTCGGCTCCAACTGA
- a CDS encoding tryptophan 2,3-dioxygenase family protein, producing the protein MHTSTDYSHAEKLKQELTQPLFNVMLKKWVGKGELDYERYLHTGTLLALQSPEDELVSHDELMFQIVHQSQELYLKLASREMVEVVAEMDRDALWAVSARLVRVQKILAGISAEMAILETMTPAEYQVIRRSLGNGSGQESPGYNTLRHAADGLESAMERMLARRGLTLFQVYSAGGPKDLQHVCEQLVTVDESFQGWLYAHYQLVRRTIGIDRTVKALDGLPSQVLQARMTLPLFRALWDVRVELTAGWKREGGYTPGESRTGGGCPMAAINAMKDTAVHAPVAQAQAAHAHVAAQVHHAAVAHAAPAHAHEARTGGGCPMHAMNAQHAPVAHAAAAHAHSAPVAHAAAAHAHSAPVHASATHAHSTPVVHAAAAHAHSAPVHAAAAHAHSAPVAHAVPAHAPHASVAHAPVAHAPAVHAQPAPASHAPHAAPHAPHAVHAPVAHAPHAPAPHAAAAPAPVAHGPHAAPHAPTPHGPHPHSSHAAHVSAYVHAQELRSQS; encoded by the coding sequence TTGCACACGTCGACCGATTACAGCCACGCGGAAAAGCTGAAGCAGGAGCTGACTCAGCCCCTGTTCAACGTGATGTTGAAGAAGTGGGTTGGGAAGGGCGAGCTGGATTACGAGCGCTACCTGCACACGGGCACCCTGCTGGCGCTGCAGTCTCCGGAAGACGAGCTGGTGTCCCACGACGAGCTGATGTTCCAGATCGTCCACCAGTCCCAGGAGCTGTACCTGAAGCTGGCGTCGCGGGAGATGGTGGAGGTCGTGGCGGAGATGGACCGCGACGCGCTGTGGGCGGTGTCCGCGCGGCTGGTGCGGGTGCAGAAGATCCTCGCCGGCATCAGCGCGGAGATGGCCATCCTGGAGACGATGACCCCGGCCGAGTACCAGGTCATCCGCCGCAGCCTGGGCAACGGCAGCGGCCAGGAGTCGCCGGGCTACAACACCTTGCGCCACGCGGCGGACGGGCTGGAGTCCGCGATGGAGCGCATGCTGGCGCGTCGCGGGCTGACGCTGTTCCAGGTCTATTCGGCTGGGGGGCCGAAGGACCTGCAGCACGTCTGCGAGCAGTTGGTGACGGTGGATGAGAGCTTCCAGGGATGGCTGTACGCGCACTACCAGCTGGTGCGCCGGACGATTGGCATCGACCGCACGGTGAAGGCGCTGGACGGTCTGCCGTCGCAGGTGCTGCAGGCGCGCATGACGCTGCCGCTGTTCCGCGCGCTGTGGGACGTGCGCGTGGAGCTGACCGCGGGTTGGAAGCGCGAGGGTGGTTACACGCCGGGCGAGTCGCGCACCGGCGGCGGCTGCCCGATGGCCGCCATCAACGCGATGAAGGACACGGCGGTGCACGCGCCGGTGGCCCAGGCGCAGGCGGCGCACGCGCATGTGGCGGCGCAGGTGCATCACGCCGCGGTGGCGCACGCGGCTCCGGCCCACGCGCACGAGGCGCGCACCGGCGGCGGCTGCCCGATGCACGCGATGAACGCGCAGCACGCGCCGGTGGCCCACGCGGCCGCGGCTCACGCGCACTCCGCTCCGGTGGCCCACGCGGCCGCGGCTCACGCTCACTCCGCTCCGGTGCACGCGTCCGCGACGCACGCGCACTCCACTCCGGTGGTCCACGCGGCCGCGGCGCACGCGCACTCCGCTCCGGTGCACGCGGCCGCCGCTCACGCGCACTCCGCTCCGGTGGCCCACGCGGTCCCGGCGCACGCCCCGCATGCCTCGGTGGCGCACGCTCCGGTGGCCCATGCTCCGGCCGTCCACGCCCAGCCGGCTCCGGCTTCACACGCTCCGCACGCGGCGCCTCACGCGCCTCACGCGGTGCACGCGCCGGTGGCCCACGCCCCGCACGCGCCCGCTCCCCATGCGGCGGCGGCTCCCGCGCCGGTGGCGCACGGGCCGCACGCGGCGCCTCACGCTCCGACACCTCACGGACCGCACCCGCATTCTTCGCACGCCGCCCATGTGTCGGCGTACGTGCACGCCCAGGAGCTGCGGAGCCAGTCGTGA
- a CDS encoding methyltransferase, translating into MSSQMPPFTREAPSPRALLHLLFNGARALDVVETALKLGLLDALEPGPVTLGELSAKHGFVPKRLYKFLDCLESLGLVQREQTSDALEAARYRGVPGLRAAAEAVLGPKSLERDREKYDWKALHGRLPETLRGEHSMSATSFDWPPRTPEQVEGFEASMAAGLGPILETFRAHAGTLWPSGSRLLDVGGGDGTLAEHLLRQHPALSVDVYNLPATEALVARTRERAGLSDQRMGFVGGDFLQEPLPRGYDALSFVRVLHDWPAEVARSLMQAAFTALPSGGRVLICEEFRTPERLAAQFFWSYFLIGVDTCVSRLREVEFYLEALTAAGFTHAHVLPGPFELVVATKP; encoded by the coding sequence ATGAGCAGCCAGATGCCTCCCTTCACGCGTGAGGCGCCGTCGCCTCGCGCCCTCCTGCACCTGCTGTTCAACGGCGCCCGCGCGCTGGACGTCGTGGAGACGGCCCTGAAGCTGGGCCTGCTGGACGCGCTGGAGCCCGGGCCGGTGACGCTGGGCGAGCTGTCGGCGAAGCACGGCTTCGTCCCCAAGCGGCTCTACAAGTTCCTCGACTGCCTGGAGAGCCTGGGCCTGGTGCAGCGCGAGCAGACCAGCGACGCGCTGGAGGCGGCGCGCTACCGCGGCGTGCCCGGCCTGCGCGCGGCGGCGGAGGCCGTGCTGGGACCGAAGTCGCTGGAGCGCGACCGGGAGAAGTACGACTGGAAGGCGCTGCACGGACGGCTGCCGGAGACGCTGCGCGGCGAGCACTCCATGTCCGCCACGTCCTTCGACTGGCCTCCGCGCACGCCCGAGCAGGTGGAGGGCTTCGAGGCCAGCATGGCCGCGGGCCTGGGCCCCATCCTGGAGACGTTCCGCGCGCACGCGGGCACCCTGTGGCCCTCCGGGTCCCGGCTGCTCGACGTGGGCGGCGGAGACGGCACGCTCGCGGAGCACCTGCTGCGTCAGCACCCGGCGCTCTCCGTGGACGTCTACAACCTGCCCGCCACCGAAGCGCTCGTCGCGCGCACGCGCGAGCGCGCGGGCCTGTCCGACCAGCGCATGGGCTTCGTGGGCGGTGACTTCCTGCAGGAGCCGCTGCCCCGGGGCTACGACGCGCTGTCGTTCGTGCGCGTGCTGCATGACTGGCCCGCGGAGGTGGCGCGATCGCTGATGCAGGCCGCCTTCACCGCCCTGCCCTCCGGCGGGCGCGTGCTCATCTGCGAGGAGTTCCGCACCCCGGAGCGGCTGGCGGCCCAGTTCTTCTGGTCCTACTTCCTCATCGGCGTGGACACGTGCGTGAGCCGGCTGCGCGAGGTGGAGTTCTACCTGGAGGCGCTCACCGCCGCGGGCTTCACGCACGCGCACGTGCTGCCCGGCCCCTTCGAGCTGGTGGTGGCCACGAAGCCCTGA
- a CDS encoding response regulator, whose translation MAEAKPRVLVVDDDPDLLDLVQRSLSAYGFDVQTHTSALGVSNIVRASEPDFVLIDVNFPALKGDKVVGLARQYAPPGTRFILYSASDEAKLRSLAIASGADGYISKSVQGAELAQKLNAMRLKPRPASPNRNPSPVES comes from the coding sequence ATGGCTGAAGCAAAACCGCGCGTCCTTGTCGTGGACGACGATCCGGACCTGCTCGACCTCGTGCAGCGCTCGCTGAGCGCGTACGGGTTCGATGTGCAGACCCACACGTCCGCGTTGGGCGTGTCCAACATCGTGCGCGCCTCCGAGCCGGACTTCGTGCTCATCGACGTCAACTTCCCCGCCCTCAAGGGGGACAAGGTGGTGGGCCTGGCGCGCCAGTACGCGCCCCCCGGCACCCGCTTCATCCTCTACTCCGCCTCGGATGAGGCCAAGCTGCGCTCGCTGGCCATCGCCTCCGGCGCGGACGGCTACATCTCCAAGAGCGTGCAGGGCGCGGAATTGGCGCAGAAGCTCAACGCCATGCGCCTCAAGCCTCGCCCGGCGTCGCCCAACCGGAATCCCTCACCGGTTGAGAGCTGA
- a CDS encoding aminotransferase class V-fold PLP-dependent enzyme, whose protein sequence is MAALPGALRAEYPLLQTCTYLNSNSTGALPRAVEGVLAQYWNTMRAWRDDTWDTWLSQMQAYADGVADLIGAPAGSVALDTNLSAHLSRLASCLDFSGERRRVVITDLEFPTVPFIWKGFARYGAELVVVPSKDGRVDEAALEAAIDERTRIVCVAHGAFATGAVLDVARIARAAHRAGALIATDAYQTVGTVPVDVRQLDVDFLMGGAHKWLGGSEAAFLYVRPGLLPTLRPAVTGWLAGASPLGFQQTTDYAPDARRMMGGTPAPLMVLLSRPGLELLKGVGIHAVREHSLKLTGRLMARADAAGLRVVTPREPHQRGGVVALSFPGDDRVTKALVARGFICSHRGFLRAAPHFYNTPEEVDAFMDALIEAQHNEAA, encoded by the coding sequence GTGGCGGCACTCCCGGGAGCCCTGCGCGCGGAGTACCCGCTGCTCCAGACCTGCACGTACCTCAACAGCAACTCCACCGGGGCGCTGCCCCGGGCGGTGGAGGGCGTGCTGGCGCAGTACTGGAACACGATGCGCGCGTGGCGCGATGACACCTGGGACACCTGGCTGTCCCAGATGCAGGCGTACGCGGACGGCGTGGCGGACCTCATCGGCGCACCCGCCGGTTCCGTCGCGCTGGACACCAACCTGAGCGCGCACCTGTCGCGCCTGGCCTCGTGCCTGGACTTCTCCGGAGAGCGCCGCCGCGTCGTCATCACCGACCTGGAGTTCCCCACCGTGCCCTTCATCTGGAAGGGCTTCGCGCGCTACGGGGCGGAGCTGGTCGTCGTCCCGTCGAAGGACGGCCGCGTGGACGAAGCCGCGCTGGAGGCGGCCATCGACGAGCGCACGCGCATCGTCTGCGTCGCGCACGGCGCCTTCGCCACCGGCGCCGTGCTGGACGTCGCGCGCATCGCGAGGGCCGCGCACAGAGCCGGAGCGCTCATCGCCACGGACGCGTACCAGACCGTGGGCACCGTCCCCGTGGACGTGCGCCAGCTGGACGTGGACTTCCTCATGGGCGGCGCGCACAAGTGGCTGGGCGGCTCCGAGGCCGCCTTCCTGTACGTGCGCCCGGGCCTGCTGCCCACGCTCCGGCCCGCGGTCACCGGCTGGCTGGCGGGCGCGTCACCGCTGGGCTTCCAGCAGACGACGGACTACGCGCCGGACGCGCGCCGGATGATGGGCGGCACCCCCGCGCCGCTGATGGTGCTGCTGTCACGGCCCGGCCTGGAGCTGCTCAAGGGCGTGGGCATCCACGCCGTGCGCGAGCACTCGCTGAAGCTCACCGGCCGGCTGATGGCCCGCGCGGACGCCGCGGGCCTGCGCGTGGTGACGCCGCGAGAGCCGCACCAGCGCGGCGGCGTGGTGGCGCTGAGCTTCCCCGGTGACGACCGGGTCACGAAAGCGCTGGTGGCGCGCGGCTTCATCTGCAGCCACCGGGGCTTCCTGCGCGCCGCGCCACACTTCTACAACACGCCCGAGGAAGTGGACGCCTTCATGGACGCGCTCATCGAAGCGCAGCACAATGAAGCCGCATGA
- a CDS encoding cytochrome C, whose amino-acid sequence MGGTVTIRERCSRTSPRLFTAGRASLLATLASLTVACGGPESTELESPVNVEPQLATQGQDLSLGDILGGGNREAPVGLALEVDNGKGVPIKVKAGQTFWVNQIDLRASITASRDEGVDGLRQNSDFLAIGWSGVRLADQEFVGLSNPDGTFTRRRFYRDAAWMKATSLFTVEPVDARGVLTGAPVLLNIGSDDTRRTERDDFFIRRMRAIQWTRDCRSLTDCNGATAYEEEALVELRNAYDHAKKQTLTFNSRTAGLRLRWSLRPFAPYYIPVTQVSQPEFSYGFGIDIKPLTAPRKDGTYAPGSQVTFQMTLKDGKGKRLHPAGSLPTYNEVAPPGAPGSPGGIQYYQAFFNPTTTYYRRKHQERMMMTQLIGPAQDIQPIRTIVDLEAFLDDSQDVQTIATPARDGVYAQFMTFPPSNKLFGGAFFPNDGRWDAPVSDTWTYTLPADVKPGTYLVTAKARRVYMGEDVPASRTIEIQVGTKTHTSAVLTTGPCNTCHSKGGELGEVLHANDNRAACASCHAPLGFELEGPIFVRTHFIHSRSNRFDAPLEKCSSCHLKQETTQRTSKAACLSCHKSYPESHVAKFGPIESMYVGGGRESFQQCTGSCHKTHPGAGF is encoded by the coding sequence ATGGGTGGAACTGTCACGATTCGGGAGCGGTGTTCTCGCACTTCCCCCCGCCTGTTCACGGCGGGCCGCGCGAGCCTGCTGGCCACCCTGGCCAGCCTCACGGTGGCGTGCGGCGGTCCGGAGTCCACGGAGCTGGAGTCCCCCGTCAACGTGGAGCCCCAGCTCGCGACGCAGGGCCAGGACCTGTCGCTGGGCGACATCCTGGGCGGCGGCAACCGCGAGGCCCCCGTGGGCCTGGCGCTGGAGGTGGACAACGGCAAGGGCGTGCCCATCAAGGTGAAGGCCGGCCAGACCTTCTGGGTGAACCAGATTGACCTGCGCGCCTCCATCACCGCGTCCAGGGACGAGGGCGTGGACGGCCTGCGCCAGAACAGCGACTTCCTGGCCATCGGGTGGTCGGGTGTGCGCCTGGCGGACCAGGAGTTCGTGGGCCTGTCGAACCCGGACGGCACCTTCACCCGCCGCCGCTTCTACCGTGACGCCGCGTGGATGAAGGCGACCAGCCTCTTCACGGTGGAGCCGGTGGACGCGCGCGGCGTGCTGACGGGCGCCCCGGTGCTGCTGAACATCGGCAGCGACGACACCCGCCGCACGGAGCGCGACGACTTCTTCATCCGCCGCATGCGCGCCATCCAGTGGACGCGCGACTGCCGCTCGCTCACGGACTGCAACGGCGCCACGGCCTATGAGGAAGAGGCCCTGGTGGAGCTGCGCAACGCGTACGACCACGCGAAGAAGCAGACCCTCACCTTCAACTCCCGCACGGCGGGCCTGCGCCTGCGCTGGAGCCTGCGCCCGTTCGCCCCCTACTACATCCCCGTCACGCAGGTGTCCCAGCCGGAGTTCAGCTACGGGTTCGGCATCGACATCAAGCCCCTGACGGCGCCCCGCAAGGACGGCACGTACGCCCCCGGGTCACAGGTCACCTTCCAGATGACCCTGAAGGACGGCAAGGGCAAGCGCCTGCACCCGGCCGGGAGCCTCCCAACCTACAATGAGGTCGCACCTCCGGGCGCTCCCGGCAGCCCGGGCGGCATCCAGTACTATCAGGCCTTCTTCAACCCCACGACGACCTACTATCGCCGCAAGCACCAGGAACGGATGATGATGACGCAGCTCATCGGGCCGGCGCAGGACATCCAGCCCATCCGGACCATCGTCGACCTGGAGGCCTTCCTGGATGACTCTCAGGACGTGCAGACCATCGCCACCCCGGCGCGCGACGGCGTCTATGCGCAGTTCATGACCTTCCCCCCGTCCAACAAGCTGTTCGGCGGCGCCTTCTTCCCCAACGACGGCCGCTGGGACGCGCCCGTGAGCGACACCTGGACCTACACCCTGCCCGCGGACGTGAAGCCCGGCACCTACCTGGTGACCGCCAAGGCGCGCCGCGTGTACATGGGTGAGGACGTGCCGGCGTCGCGCACCATCGAAATCCAGGTGGGGACGAAGACGCACACCAGCGCGGTGCTGACCACGGGTCCGTGCAACACCTGCCACAGCAAGGGCGGCGAGCTGGGTGAAGTCCTGCATGCGAACGACAACCGCGCCGCGTGCGCGTCGTGTCATGCTCCGCTGGGCTTCGAACTGGAAGGTCCCATCTTCGTGCGCACGCACTTCATCCACTCGCGCTCCAACCGCTTCGACGCGCCCCTGGAGAAGTGCTCGTCCTGCCACCTGAAGCAGGAGACCACGCAGCGCACCAGCAAGGCCGCGTGCCTGTCGTGCCACAAGAGCTACCCTGAGAGCCACGTGGCCAAGTTCGGCCCCATCGAGTCCATGTACGTCGGCGGGGGCCGCGAGTCGTTCCAGCAGTGCACCGGCAGTTGTCACAAGACACACCCCGGCGCCGGCTTCTAG